Sequence from the bacterium genome:
GCCGTTCTCGGGGTGGAGAATGTCCCGCATCAAGGGAGGGGTCTTCGAGATGTCCGGAAGGCGCAGTTGGTTCCAGGAGAATCCCGTCGGTTCACGGAACCCCACGATGATGATTCGCTCCCGGTGCTGGGGGACGAAGTGGCGGCCGTCGATGACCCTGTCGTGGACGTCATAACCGAGTTCGTCGCGGAGCACGCCGAGGATTGTGCTATACGTTTTGCCGCCGTCGTGGCTGGCGAGGTTCTTCACATTCTCCAGCAGGAACGCCTTCGGCTGCTTCTCCTTGATGATCCGGGCGACGTCGAAGAAGAGCGTGCCTTGCGTCTCGCAGAGAAACCCATGGGGACGCCCGAGGGCATTCTTCTTGGAAACGCCTGCAATGGAGAACGGCTGACATGGGAAGCCCGCGAGGAGAACGTCATGATCGGGGATATTTTTCTCGTCGATCCTTGTGATATCACCGACGAGAGGGTGATCGTCCGGGAAGTTGGCCCGGTAGGTCTTCACGGCATACTCGTTCCATTCGCTCGTGAATATGCACTTGCCGTTGTTCTCCTCGAAGCCCTTCCGGATGCCCCCGATGCCTGCAAAAAGATCGACAAAGGTAAAGTCCGCCGCGGCATCCGTAGCCTTCGAGTGCGGCAGCAGCATCTGCTTCAGAACATCAACCGCGTATGGACGAGGGCAGGTTTCTCCCGATTCCCACCGCCGGATGGTGCGCGGCTCAACTCCTAGTTGGCCGGCGATATCCTTTTGGGAATACCGCTCCCGTACAAGCATCAAAATCGGACGAATTTCCGGGTATTCCTTCATCAGTTGCACCTCTGGGTAAACCAGAGGACAGTATGTCACTATAGTTTCCCCTGTCAAGCAGCGAATAAACCGGCTCCAACGAGATTCCCCGTGGGTCCACCGTGGAAGTTTCCTCCGGAGGGAGAGCGAGTGCCCGACATCGCCCGCTTAGACCAGCGCACGACGCAGGGGATCCCCGGAGCGAAGGTCGCTTGTGCGGAACCGGCGGAGTCGCCGCAGGAGGGGGGGCGCAGTGAGGTAAAGCGCAGCCGTGCGGGTTCATCGCACGGCGAGCCACGAACGGAGCCCCGTCCTCCGAGGCGGCGCAGCCCTTGGTGGAGCGCGTGTAACAAGTTATCGGGCGGAAGTTGCGGTCTTCGAACGCGCGTGCAGGATCGAGACGGCCGCGTAGGTGATCAGGACGGCGGAGACAACTTGCGATTCGGAGAAGGGGCCGACGA
This genomic interval carries:
- a CDS encoding prolipoprotein diacylglyceryl transferase, with amino-acid sequence TRDRFRTPGTRFWTMLILYGAARSFFEIFRDDPRGFVGPFSESQVVSAVLITYAAVSILHARSKTATSAR
- the dcm gene encoding DNA (cytosine-5-)-methyltransferase → MKEYPEIRPILMLVRERYSQKDIAGQLGVEPRTIRRWESGETCPRPYAVDVLKQMLLPHSKATDAAADFTFVDLFAGIGGIRKGFEENNGKCIFTSEWNEYAVKTYRANFPDDHPLVGDITRIDEKNIPDHDVLLAGFPCQPFSIAGVSKKNALGRPHGFLCETQGTLFFDVARIIKEKQPKAFLLENVKNLASHDGGKTYSTILGVLRDELGYDVHDRVIDGRHFVPQHRERIIIVGFREPTGFSWNQLRLPDISKTPPLMRDILHPENGAEEAEPPYTGGPNAKVAAKYILTDHLWKYLRDYAARHKAKGNGFGYSLVGPANVARTLSARYYKDGSEILVSRGQGKNPRRLTPRECSRLMGFDTGGRKFNIQVSDTQAYKQFGNAVVVPVIAEVARIMKPHIMALREAEESNALQMPLSV